One Corynebacterium tuberculostearicum DNA window includes the following coding sequences:
- the ftsY gene encoding signal recognition particle-docking protein FtsY, which produces MNSLWLWIGIAIVVIVLIILFVVIGKKRGDAKKVSFDKPAEEEPKQLTQEQKSGNYQAKSGFNFAPAGGAKEAQKAPVQADKPAQAQQAAKAEPNAAEPNATDIANEQLSGKTSQPKEKPQAQAKPQADKPQSAQPTADAAANKPVADKPVAEKPVAEEPETKPAQQQRKPAKTDKPAEPTKQAQAQAPAEEKKQAAESSADKADKPQSKGTGAAAAAAAGAAGVAGAAAGASESEESHADRAPEKAEQPEAAPKAEEPAAAEKAEDPEDVVSVENAEVEEESPVFDEVVEDNDAEDIEERVDDREEAEEAAAAAEAQTGAAEAAKEQTEVPTGEPAPAPAPQDDIAPAGGRLGRLRGRLSRSQNAIGQGLMGILSAGDLDEDAWEEVEDTLIMADLGTKSTMKVTDSLREKIAERGVSSEDEARAMLRECLIEAGHPEMDRSIKAMPNEGKPAIVMVVGVNGTGKTTTTGKLARVLVSMGHKVLLGAADTFRAAAADQLETWGRRVGADTVRGKEGADPASVAFDAVATGVEQQVDVVLVDTAGRLHTSTDLMDQLGKVKRVVEKKTDVDEVLLVLDATVGQNGLTQARIFREVVDITGVVLTKLDGTAKGGIVFQVQEELGVPVKLVGLGEGADDLAPFEVEGFVDALLGEK; this is translated from the coding sequence ATGAATTCTTTATGGTTATGGATCGGCATTGCGATCGTCGTGATCGTGCTGATTATTCTTTTCGTGGTAATCGGCAAAAAGCGCGGCGACGCCAAGAAGGTGTCCTTTGATAAGCCTGCTGAGGAAGAACCGAAGCAGCTGACCCAGGAGCAAAAGTCCGGCAACTATCAAGCCAAGTCCGGCTTTAACTTCGCTCCTGCTGGCGGCGCTAAGGAAGCGCAGAAAGCCCCGGTTCAGGCGGACAAGCCGGCTCAAGCACAGCAGGCAGCTAAGGCAGAGCCGAACGCTGCAGAACCGAATGCTACTGACATCGCCAATGAGCAGCTCAGCGGCAAGACCTCGCAGCCGAAGGAAAAGCCGCAGGCACAGGCTAAGCCGCAGGCTGATAAGCCACAGTCTGCTCAGCCCACGGCCGATGCCGCGGCAAACAAGCCCGTGGCCGACAAGCCTGTGGCCGAAAAGCCCGTGGCAGAGGAACCAGAAACCAAACCGGCACAACAGCAGCGGAAGCCGGCGAAGACCGACAAGCCGGCAGAGCCTACTAAGCAGGCCCAGGCCCAAGCGCCAGCGGAGGAGAAGAAGCAAGCGGCAGAATCTTCCGCTGATAAGGCAGATAAACCACAGTCCAAGGGAACTGGCGCTGCGGCCGCGGCTGCTGCTGGCGCGGCAGGCGTAGCGGGTGCGGCAGCTGGGGCGTCGGAAAGCGAAGAATCGCACGCGGACCGTGCCCCAGAAAAAGCTGAGCAGCCAGAAGCTGCACCCAAGGCAGAAGAGCCGGCAGCTGCCGAAAAGGCAGAAGATCCAGAAGACGTTGTCTCCGTGGAAAATGCCGAGGTAGAAGAGGAGTCCCCAGTCTTCGACGAGGTTGTTGAAGACAATGATGCCGAAGACATCGAAGAGCGAGTGGACGACCGCGAGGAAGCCGAAGAGGCCGCAGCTGCTGCCGAGGCACAAACCGGTGCAGCAGAAGCCGCCAAGGAACAGACCGAAGTTCCAACGGGTGAGCCTGCCCCAGCACCAGCTCCGCAGGATGATATCGCACCCGCCGGTGGACGTCTTGGCCGCTTGCGTGGCCGCCTTTCGCGCTCGCAAAATGCCATCGGCCAGGGGCTTATGGGAATTTTGTCCGCAGGCGATCTGGATGAAGATGCCTGGGAGGAAGTTGAAGATACGCTCATCATGGCGGATTTGGGTACCAAGTCCACGATGAAGGTGACTGATTCCCTGCGCGAGAAGATTGCAGAGCGCGGCGTTTCCAGCGAGGATGAAGCCCGTGCTATGCTGCGCGAATGCCTGATTGAAGCAGGCCACCCAGAGATGGATCGTTCCATTAAGGCTATGCCGAATGAGGGCAAGCCAGCCATCGTCATGGTCGTCGGCGTGAACGGCACCGGCAAAACCACAACCACCGGCAAGCTTGCTCGCGTGCTGGTATCCATGGGCCACAAGGTCCTTTTGGGTGCTGCCGATACTTTCCGTGCTGCGGCCGCTGATCAGCTTGAGACGTGGGGCCGCCGCGTTGGCGCCGATACCGTGCGCGGCAAGGAAGGTGCCGACCCAGCATCTGTAGCCTTCGATGCGGTAGCAACCGGCGTGGAACAGCAAGTAGATGTGGTCTTGGTCGACACCGCAGGCCGCCTTCACACCTCCACGGACTTGATGGACCAGCTGGGCAAGGTCAAGCGCGTGGTGGAGAAGAAGACCGATGTGGACGAGGTCCTGCTGGTATTGGATGCCACGGTGGGGCAAAATGGCCTTACGCAGGCACGAATCTTCCGCGAGGTAGTAGATATCACCGGTGTGGTTCTTACCAAGCTGGATGGTACTGCCAAGGGCGGAATCGTCTTCCAGGTACAAGAAGAATTGGGCGTACCAGTCAAGCTTGTGGGCTTGGGCGAAGGCGCCGATGATCTCGCGCCATTCGAGGTTGAAGGCTTCGTCGACGCCCTGTTGGGTGAGAAGTAG
- a CDS encoding DUF4040 family protein, whose product MTLLYAVLLAALAVILAPVTVKVIDRKAGYPLAGLFLIAAVLIAKEFPAIAAGEELSFHATWVRDFIAPGVDVSFALRGDALSIFFAMLALVIGAVVFTYSAAYLPKNEGNTSFYTLMTAFTLSILLLVLANDVVVLFLAWELVSLASFMLIARSGSGGEAGSQRTLILTFIGGLTLLTGLGIAATVTGSTTVSAILASPVWTERPGVTAAVAVLIAASAFTKAAQFPFHFWLPEAMAAATPVSAFLHAAAVVKAGVYLLIRFSTIFHDVAVWNWLLIVVGMGTAVMSAVFAVQKTDLKKLTAYSTVSHLGWIVATIGVGTPFAIAAALVHTLAHALFKSSLFMLIGVIDHEAGSRDIRRLGPLWNKMPWTFGSVVIGAASMAAVPPLLGFVSKEGMLTAFEDAPIGGAGQVILLIVAGIGAFFTFTYSAKIVFGAFFDGPRDMGDVHEAPVSLWLPAALPGFMSLPLVFVLGLFDAPIDDAVAAVGLEHHSHLALWHGLNVPFLISLVVLILGIAGIFARKKMWASFEAHEFMPRSGNDLLYSLMKGCSQLGRVLGKMSDSHNPSRHMLPIVILIIVLVATTLIRDGVDGVALQPRVDGLDNPWDLLPLGIIALAMFGLVRTQNRLTGAIMIGIAGSGVTLQMFLLGAPDVALTQFMVEALSVIVMMMVLRYLPETFHPVKNKSRKTGSIVIAVLAGVAAFLGVWGLMGRHERSDLAMWYLDNAPDITGGDNVVATIIVEFRALDTLGELSVLGMAAVVIAAITTTLPRFPFKSGTRPAPFGQSQLNSVPLRKGVHVVIPLLVIMSVIVFFRGHNASGGGFPAALIMGAAIGLIYLSRGSDEIVFGRMTPIHLTGIGIITALIAGFVGYLHHGFGNGGFLAAIHAEAFGQHWTTSLIFDLGIYLAVLGMLTMAINALGGYLRPGTERDFLPWVHDDDSALPTTPRISLEDVDDPYPDPINPSTDPLALLTPSEAKTKRKNKRSVANRGGEK is encoded by the coding sequence GTGACGCTACTTTATGCAGTCCTCCTCGCGGCGCTGGCAGTGATCTTGGCACCGGTAACCGTAAAGGTTATTGACCGAAAGGCAGGCTATCCACTAGCTGGCCTTTTTCTTATTGCAGCGGTCCTCATCGCCAAGGAATTTCCTGCCATTGCAGCCGGGGAGGAATTAAGTTTCCACGCCACTTGGGTGCGTGATTTCATCGCACCAGGCGTCGACGTAAGTTTTGCTCTCCGCGGGGACGCGTTGAGCATCTTCTTCGCTATGTTGGCACTGGTCATTGGCGCCGTCGTTTTCACTTATTCGGCGGCCTATCTGCCCAAGAATGAGGGCAACACCAGCTTTTATACCTTGATGACAGCGTTCACGCTGTCCATCTTGTTGCTGGTTCTGGCCAACGACGTGGTGGTTTTGTTCCTTGCCTGGGAGCTAGTCTCCTTGGCTTCGTTTATGTTGATCGCTCGCTCCGGTTCCGGCGGCGAGGCTGGTTCGCAGCGCACCTTAATCCTGACCTTTATTGGCGGATTGACCCTGCTGACTGGCTTGGGTATTGCCGCGACGGTGACCGGATCGACTACCGTATCTGCCATCTTGGCGTCCCCTGTATGGACGGAACGCCCAGGGGTAACGGCAGCCGTAGCCGTGTTGATTGCGGCGTCCGCCTTTACCAAGGCGGCGCAGTTCCCATTCCATTTCTGGTTGCCAGAGGCTATGGCCGCCGCCACGCCGGTATCGGCTTTCCTTCACGCGGCAGCGGTGGTCAAGGCCGGTGTGTACCTGCTTATTCGCTTTTCCACCATCTTCCACGATGTGGCGGTGTGGAATTGGTTGCTCATCGTCGTAGGCATGGGCACCGCGGTCATGTCCGCGGTATTTGCAGTGCAGAAGACGGATCTGAAAAAGCTTACGGCCTATTCCACCGTCTCCCATCTGGGCTGGATCGTTGCCACCATCGGTGTGGGCACCCCGTTCGCTATCGCCGCAGCGCTGGTCCACACTCTGGCGCACGCGCTGTTTAAGTCCTCGCTGTTTATGCTCATTGGCGTCATCGACCACGAGGCTGGGTCGCGCGATATTCGCCGCCTTGGACCGCTGTGGAATAAGATGCCGTGGACCTTCGGTTCCGTAGTAATCGGTGCAGCCTCGATGGCTGCGGTGCCACCGCTTTTGGGCTTTGTGTCCAAGGAAGGAATGCTTACCGCGTTTGAAGACGCCCCGATTGGCGGCGCGGGCCAGGTAATCCTTCTCATCGTTGCCGGTATCGGTGCTTTCTTTACCTTTACTTACTCCGCAAAGATTGTCTTCGGCGCCTTCTTTGACGGACCTCGCGACATGGGAGATGTCCATGAAGCACCAGTGTCGCTGTGGCTACCTGCAGCTTTGCCGGGCTTTATGTCTCTGCCGCTGGTATTTGTGCTCGGGCTCTTTGATGCCCCGATCGATGATGCAGTGGCTGCCGTGGGATTGGAGCATCATTCGCACCTTGCCCTCTGGCACGGGCTCAACGTTCCTTTCCTTATCTCGCTAGTGGTCCTCATCCTCGGTATTGCCGGTATCTTTGCCCGCAAGAAGATGTGGGCAAGCTTTGAAGCCCACGAGTTCATGCCGCGTAGCGGCAATGATTTGCTGTACTCCTTGATGAAGGGCTGCTCCCAGTTGGGGCGCGTCTTGGGCAAGATGTCCGACTCGCATAATCCATCCCGCCACATGCTGCCGATTGTCATTTTGATCATCGTGCTGGTTGCCACCACCCTCATCCGCGATGGCGTCGACGGGGTAGCACTGCAGCCACGGGTGGATGGTTTGGATAACCCATGGGACCTGCTGCCACTGGGCATCATCGCCCTAGCGATGTTTGGACTAGTGCGCACCCAGAACCGCTTGACGGGTGCCATCATGATTGGCATTGCCGGCTCGGGCGTGACCCTGCAGATGTTCCTGCTGGGCGCACCTGACGTGGCGCTGACCCAGTTTATGGTGGAGGCCCTGTCCGTCATCGTCATGATGATGGTGCTGCGCTACCTGCCAGAAACCTTCCATCCGGTGAAGAACAAATCCCGCAAGACCGGCTCCATCGTCATTGCGGTCTTGGCCGGTGTGGCTGCGTTCCTGGGCGTGTGGGGACTCATGGGCCGCCACGAGCGCTCCGATTTGGCCATGTGGTACCTGGACAATGCTCCGGATATCACCGGCGGCGACAATGTTGTCGCTACTATCATCGTGGAATTCCGTGCACTCGATACCTTGGGCGAGCTTTCCGTTCTGGGTATGGCTGCGGTGGTTATTGCAGCCATCACTACGACGTTGCCGCGATTCCCGTTCAAGTCGGGTACACGCCCAGCACCGTTTGGCCAGTCCCAGCTGAACTCCGTGCCATTGCGCAAGGGCGTGCACGTTGTCATCCCGCTGTTGGTCATTATGTCCGTCATCGTTTTCTTCCGCGGGCACAATGCCTCCGGTGGTGGCTTCCCCGCAGCGCTGATCATGGGCGCGGCAATCGGGCTTATCTATCTGTCCCGTGGCTCCGATGAGATTGTTTTCGGCCGCATGACTCCGATTCACCTGACCGGTATTGGCATCATAACCGCCTTGATCGCCGGCTTTGTGGGTTACTTGCACCACGGCTTTGGCAATGGTGGCTTCTTGGCTGCAATTCATGCCGAGGCCTTTGGCCAACACTGGACCACCTCGCTCATCTTCGACTTGGGCATCTACCTAGCAGTGCTGGGTATGTTGACCATGGCGATTAACGCATTGGGTGGCTACCTGCGCCCAGGCACGGAGCGTGACTTCTTGCCATGGGTTCATGATGATGATTCCGCGCTGCCGACGACTCCACGCATTTCGCTCGAGGATGTCGACGATCCGTACCCAGACCCGATCAACCCTTCGACCGATCCGTTGGCCTTGCTGACGCCTTCGGAAGCAAAGACGAAGAGGAAGAATAAGCGCTCCGTGGCTAACCGGGGAGGGGAGAAGTAA
- a CDS encoding sodium:proton antiporter, which translates to MILALTIALLIGSAVYLIQQRGLVRIVLGMMAFGHGANLMLLATGVYSYRGESFPSQVPHDQMADPLPQAFVLTAVVISMATSTILLTMAAMGKNDDTDVVEPVDDNTIDHAFSTLGRDAQNRQILEESTNQLDRIGQVDHNTPVAERGATQQKEDDK; encoded by the coding sequence ATGATCCTTGCACTGACTATTGCTTTACTCATCGGCAGTGCTGTCTATCTCATCCAGCAGCGCGGCCTGGTACGCATCGTGTTGGGCATGATGGCCTTTGGCCACGGTGCCAACCTGATGCTGCTGGCTACGGGCGTGTATTCCTACCGCGGAGAGTCCTTCCCATCCCAGGTTCCGCACGATCAGATGGCCGACCCGCTGCCGCAGGCCTTTGTGCTGACCGCCGTCGTTATTTCCATGGCAACCTCGACCATCTTGTTGACGATGGCGGCCATGGGCAAGAACGACGACACCGACGTGGTGGAGCCGGTTGATGACAACACCATCGACCATGCCTTTTCGACCTTGGGTCGAGACGCCCAAAATCGCCAAATTTTGGAAGAGTCCACCAATCAGCTGGACCGAATCGGTCAGGTGGACCACAACACTCCCGTTGCAGAACGCGGGGCAACTCAACAGAAGGAGGATGACAAATAA
- a CDS encoding monovalent cation/H+ antiporter subunit D family protein yields the protein MADAVAQLLPLFPAVPLIAAAFALLAPWRAVRDSIMLIIPGVGIFAGLGLLIYTMNNGVVAHTVGLYQGNVGIPFAADAFSALMIITTMIVAFGANWFAIVGGETKSRYYPSLTLILITGVCGALLTADLFNFFVFIEVMLLPSYGLITMSGTWSRLAAGRAFVLVNLFASTLLVVGVGYMYSVTGAVNLGALKGAAAGNGPVTVAAGLILIAITAKAGVFPVQSWLPRTYPGTSAAVMGLFSGLHTKVAVYMLYRLYVQLFDLEQRWNVMIIVIMIISMMIGAFGGLAENSIRRVLGYQMLNGMPFILVMLAFTSDDPRRALAAGIMYTIHHMLTVGSLILASGAIEETYGTGLLSKLSGLARRDPIIAWIFAAGAFSVVGFPPFSGMWGKLMIVFEIARVGGAWAWIAIAAIIIASFAAFLAMLRVWRKVFWGKGLPEDKVPDELVIRKKLMAPSAALILGSLCMFIFSGIVLDVVDSAAEQLLDTNAYTETVLGDEPIAVPNIDEIQEGR from the coding sequence ATGGCTGATGCTGTAGCTCAACTCCTTCCGCTATTTCCAGCGGTCCCGCTGATTGCAGCGGCCTTCGCGCTGCTAGCACCGTGGCGTGCGGTGCGCGATTCCATCATGCTTATCATCCCGGGCGTTGGAATTTTCGCCGGCTTGGGCCTGCTCATCTACACCATGAACAATGGGGTAGTAGCCCATACCGTTGGCCTCTACCAAGGCAATGTGGGTATCCCGTTTGCGGCCGATGCCTTCTCCGCGTTGATGATCATTACTACGATGATCGTCGCGTTTGGTGCCAACTGGTTTGCCATTGTGGGCGGAGAGACTAAGTCTCGCTACTATCCTTCGCTCACCCTGATCTTGATCACTGGTGTGTGCGGCGCATTGCTCACCGCCGACCTCTTTAACTTCTTCGTCTTTATTGAGGTCATGCTTTTGCCGTCCTATGGCCTTATCACCATGTCTGGTACGTGGTCGCGCTTGGCAGCCGGCCGTGCCTTCGTCTTGGTTAACCTTTTCGCCTCCACCTTGTTGGTTGTTGGCGTGGGTTATATGTATTCGGTTACCGGTGCGGTTAACCTGGGCGCGCTGAAGGGCGCAGCGGCAGGCAATGGGCCGGTGACCGTGGCAGCAGGCTTGATCCTCATTGCGATTACCGCCAAGGCCGGCGTGTTCCCCGTGCAGTCGTGGCTGCCACGCACCTACCCAGGGACCTCGGCCGCGGTGATGGGCCTGTTTTCCGGCCTGCACACCAAAGTGGCCGTCTACATGCTCTACCGCCTCTACGTGCAGCTATTCGATCTGGAACAGCGCTGGAATGTGATGATCATTGTCATCATGATTATTTCCATGATGATCGGTGCCTTCGGCGGCCTAGCGGAAAATTCCATTCGCCGCGTCCTCGGCTACCAGATGCTCAACGGCATGCCTTTCATTTTGGTCATGCTTGCGTTCACCTCTGATGACCCACGTCGTGCACTGGCAGCTGGCATCATGTACACGATTCACCACATGCTGACCGTTGGTTCGCTGATTTTGGCTTCTGGTGCCATTGAGGAAACCTACGGCACAGGCTTGCTCAGCAAGCTTTCCGGCCTTGCTCGCCGCGACCCCATCATCGCCTGGATCTTCGCTGCCGGTGCATTCTCCGTCGTGGGCTTCCCACCGTTCTCGGGAATGTGGGGCAAGCTGATGATTGTCTTCGAGATTGCCCGCGTGGGCGGTGCTTGGGCCTGGATTGCTATCGCGGCCATCATCATCGCTTCCTTCGCTGCCTTCTTGGCCATGCTGCGCGTGTGGCGCAAGGTCTTTTGGGGCAAGGGCCTGCCGGAGGACAAGGTCCCAGATGAATTGGTCATCCGCAAAAAGCTCATGGCCCCATCCGCGGCTCTCATCCTTGGTTCGCTGTGCATGTTCATCTTCTCCGGCATCGTCCTCGATGTCGTGGATTCTGCAGCGGAGCAGCTGCTGGATACTAACGCATATACTGAAACCGTCTTGGGAGATGAGCCGATTGCCGTTCCCAATATCGATGAAATCCAGGAGGGCCGTTAA
- a CDS encoding monovalent cation/H+ antiporter subunit E produces the protein MNAIVYALWLIKEIFVAGISLALAAFKPDNEYNPVIIRYPLRVTSAWEIFWFTSSITATPGTLSLGLREPPRKGLPRIVLVQAVQGSDPAGIVADLADMEQRLAPRVKDIDYGVPGQGETTELDEAFYEYPLESVGRYMRSPDLARAEDTPLSESEADVEKPKRRARNVQRRKETER, from the coding sequence ATGAACGCAATTGTGTATGCATTGTGGCTCATCAAGGAGATTTTCGTCGCCGGCATTAGCTTGGCACTGGCGGCCTTCAAACCGGATAACGAATATAACCCGGTTATCATTCGTTACCCACTGCGCGTGACTAGCGCCTGGGAGATCTTCTGGTTTACGTCCTCCATTACCGCAACCCCGGGCACGCTCTCGCTCGGTTTGCGTGAACCGCCCCGCAAAGGTCTGCCCCGCATCGTGCTGGTACAGGCCGTCCAAGGATCCGACCCAGCGGGAATCGTCGCTGATCTTGCTGATATGGAACAGCGCCTCGCCCCGCGGGTTAAGGACATCGATTACGGCGTCCCGGGGCAAGGGGAGACTACAGAATTGGATGAGGCTTTCTACGAGTATCCGCTCGAGTCCGTCGGTCGTTATATGCGCTCGCCAGACTTGGCTCGGGCGGAGGACACTCCGCTTTCAGAAAGCGAAGCGGACGTCGAAAAGCCAAAGCGCCGCGCCCGCAACGTACAACGCAGAAAGGAGACCGAGCGATGA
- a CDS encoding cation:proton antiporter — MIDFATLSPFGWVVFVCVFIMGIATWCGVLLALRTRDELTRAITSDIVFYGMICMYLAWSMTNNAPMAYYIALLGAIAAGVLPTLSMARIISKGRR; from the coding sequence ATGATTGACTTTGCCACATTGTCCCCGTTCGGCTGGGTCGTATTTGTATGCGTATTCATCATGGGCATCGCCACGTGGTGCGGCGTGCTGCTGGCGCTTCGCACGCGCGATGAGCTCACCCGCGCCATTACCTCGGATATCGTTTTCTACGGCATGATCTGCATGTATTTAGCGTGGTCGATGACGAATAATGCCCCGATGGCGTATTACATTGCACTCCTCGGAGCCATTGCCGCCGGTGTGCTACCGACGCTATCGATGGCCCGCATTATTTCGAAGGGTAGGCGATAA
- a CDS encoding Na+/H+ antiporter subunit G encodes MAISEIIASVLLIIATILVVATVVSLWRAPDALTRANLLGPTVGLAVPLIIVAKLVVDFGRDGFSLWLLIQALIACFGVWIIGSVGSFYLGRSIYGVTVTDVKHAKHNHKKIQTVQAGEDDI; translated from the coding sequence ATGGCCATCTCTGAAATTATCGCTTCGGTCCTGCTTATCATCGCTACTATCTTGGTGGTCGCTACGGTGGTGTCTCTGTGGCGAGCGCCCGATGCCTTGACCCGTGCCAACCTGCTGGGCCCTACCGTGGGACTTGCGGTGCCGCTGATCATCGTGGCCAAGCTAGTCGTGGACTTTGGCCGCGATGGTTTTTCGCTGTGGCTGCTCATCCAAGCACTGATTGCCTGCTTCGGTGTATGGATCATCGGCTCGGTAGGTTCCTTTTATCTGGGCCGTTCCATCTATGGCGTAACCGTCACCGACGTCAAGCACGCCAAGCACAACCATAAGAAAATTCAGACCGTGCAAGCAGGGGAAGACGATATCTAG
- a CDS encoding P-II family nitrogen regulator has protein sequence MKLITAIVKPFTLPEIRQALEQQEVRGLTVTESQGFGQQRGHSEVYRGAEYATDFVPKVKLEVVAADDHVEDIINAIVDAAYTGKIGDGKLWVTPVEDAIRVRTGERGEAAL, from the coding sequence ATGAAACTCATCACGGCCATCGTTAAGCCCTTCACCCTGCCGGAAATCCGCCAGGCTCTGGAGCAGCAGGAAGTACGCGGCCTCACTGTTACAGAAAGCCAGGGCTTCGGACAGCAACGTGGGCACAGCGAGGTATACCGAGGGGCAGAATACGCCACTGACTTCGTGCCTAAGGTTAAGCTGGAGGTTGTTGCGGCCGATGACCACGTCGAAGACATCATTAACGCCATCGTGGATGCTGCCTACACGGGCAAGATCGGCGACGGCAAGCTGTGGGTAACCCCAGTTGAAGATGCCATTCGTGTGCGCACTGGCGAGCGCGGCGAGGCGGCACTTTAA
- a CDS encoding [protein-PII] uridylyltransferase translates to MHTAAQIRAEAHASALRVLRSLELPPGTALAATGSFARNEMTPYSDIDVILIYAEGHEPDPTLVEQLWYPVWDAKYRLDYALRTPQECGAIAAEDASAGFAQLDLAFVAGRKVLVDEARAQLLAAWRRQLQRGFDDFLDTAITRWKRSGAVAAMTNPDLKNGRGGLRDIQLLRAMALGNLCDFPDLDGEQRLLLDARTLLHVTARRHRDILDPEFAADVAADLGFESRYALTAALVSAAATVNKAVERGLATARGVLGRNASATGRGRRRPLDVDVVAEAGGIFLSRKPNVEDPWLLTRVAAAAARTGYIIAETTWHQLQDLPELPPRWPRAAVDDFFAILSSPRCTPRVIQDLDHYGLWERLVPEWGHVRGLLPRERSHVNAVDHHLIATVTRCAEMRTSVARPDLLLLAALYHDIGKGYGRPHAQVGAEMITHQAARMRLSVADRSRAQTLVAEHTTLARLAATMDPASDAARDTLLAAAHYDQLTISLLAVLAEADAQSTGPGVWTPRVKQAQKLIVARALEALKPRVLDRPAVHVPLSSEGVALKVDWEDQEVSVSWCGTSQGELKRIFALLSALGWTIVRANVVREEDGAYKAEFFIRTVQQTLKEAAQEIRFIQSYNSRTYTELPAIAGEVTTAAFDVGGILVIRTVERIGALGHLVEALPDFVWLRHEILGATMIVNVYLAGQVSRATVVGNVTRALARD, encoded by the coding sequence ATGCATACCGCCGCACAGATTCGCGCCGAGGCCCATGCCTCGGCGCTTCGTGTATTGCGCAGTCTCGAGCTTCCACCAGGAACCGCGCTCGCTGCCACCGGTTCCTTTGCCCGCAATGAGATGACTCCGTACTCGGATATTGATGTCATCCTCATCTATGCGGAAGGCCACGAGCCAGATCCGACTCTGGTGGAGCAGCTGTGGTATCCCGTGTGGGATGCCAAGTACCGCCTGGATTATGCCCTACGTACCCCACAAGAGTGCGGGGCGATTGCTGCCGAAGATGCCTCTGCCGGCTTTGCCCAGCTGGATTTGGCCTTTGTAGCAGGGCGCAAGGTTCTGGTGGATGAGGCGCGGGCGCAATTGCTCGCTGCGTGGCGGCGCCAGCTGCAGCGCGGCTTTGATGATTTCTTGGATACCGCGATTACTCGGTGGAAACGTTCGGGCGCGGTGGCAGCGATGACGAACCCGGACTTGAAAAATGGGCGCGGGGGACTGCGCGATATTCAGCTCTTGCGCGCGATGGCTTTGGGCAACCTGTGCGACTTTCCAGATCTGGACGGTGAACAGCGGCTGCTTCTCGACGCCCGCACGCTCCTGCACGTCACAGCCCGGCGCCACCGGGACATACTGGATCCCGAGTTTGCCGCGGACGTAGCGGCGGACCTGGGTTTTGAAAGTCGCTACGCACTGACGGCAGCTTTGGTCAGCGCTGCAGCCACGGTCAATAAGGCGGTGGAGCGCGGCCTTGCCACCGCCCGTGGGGTACTAGGCCGTAATGCTTCAGCGACCGGCCGGGGCCGGCGCCGCCCGCTCGATGTGGACGTCGTGGCTGAGGCCGGCGGCATTTTCCTTTCGCGCAAGCCAAATGTAGAGGACCCGTGGCTGCTCACCCGCGTGGCGGCTGCCGCGGCACGCACGGGATATATCATCGCCGAGACCACCTGGCACCAGCTCCAAGACCTGCCCGAGCTGCCGCCACGCTGGCCGCGGGCAGCGGTGGATGATTTCTTCGCTATTTTGTCCTCCCCGCGATGCACGCCGCGTGTCATACAGGACTTGGACCACTATGGCCTATGGGAACGCTTAGTCCCGGAATGGGGGCATGTGCGCGGCTTATTGCCGCGCGAGCGCAGCCACGTCAATGCGGTGGACCATCATCTCATCGCTACGGTTACCCGCTGTGCGGAAATGCGTACCTCGGTGGCTCGACCGGACTTATTGCTTTTGGCGGCGCTTTACCATGACATAGGCAAGGGCTACGGGCGCCCTCATGCGCAAGTAGGTGCGGAGATGATTACCCACCAGGCAGCCCGTATGCGGTTGAGTGTTGCCGATAGGTCGCGCGCCCAAACCCTGGTGGCAGAACATACCACCTTGGCGCGGTTAGCGGCGACGATGGATCCGGCCTCCGACGCCGCTCGCGACACCTTATTGGCTGCCGCGCATTATGATCAGCTAACTATTTCCCTGTTAGCGGTGTTGGCTGAGGCTGATGCCCAATCGACCGGGCCTGGCGTGTGGACACCGCGAGTGAAGCAAGCACAGAAGCTGATCGTCGCGCGGGCACTTGAGGCGCTCAAACCGCGTGTTCTCGACCGCCCTGCTGTGCATGTACCGCTATCTAGCGAAGGCGTTGCGCTCAAAGTGGATTGGGAAGACCAAGAAGTCAGCGTGTCGTGGTGCGGTACCTCTCAAGGGGAGCTAAAGCGCATATTTGCCCTGTTATCGGCTCTCGGATGGACCATCGTGCGGGCTAATGTCGTTCGCGAGGAGGACGGTGCCTACAAGGCGGAGTTTTTCATCCGCACGGTGCAACAGACCCTAAAGGAGGCAGCGCAGGAGATAAGGTTTATCCAGTCCTATAACTCACGAACTTATACGGAGCTGCCGGCCATTGCTGGCGAGGTGACCACTGCGGCATTCGATGTAGGCGGCATTTTGGTCATCCGGACGGTTGAGCGCATCGGTGCTTTAGGGCACTTGGTAGAGGCACTGCCGGACTTTGTGTGGCTGCGCCATGAGATTTTGGGCGCGACGATGATCGTCAATGTGTACCTCGCCGGGCAGGTTTCTCGCGCTACCGTGGTGGGGAATGTGACCAGGGCCCTGGCTAGGGACTAA